Genomic segment of uncultured Tolumonas sp.:
CGTCAAAATTCACCAGATCCATCTTGTTGACGGCGACGATGAACTGACGAATGCCTAACAGGCTGGCGATAAAACTATGGCGACGGGTCTGTTCCAGCACACCGCGACGCGCATCGATCAGGATGATCGCCAGATCACAAGTCGACGCACCGGTCGCCATGTTACGGGTGTACTGCTCATGGCCCGGCGTATCCGCGATGATGAACTTACGTTTCGCGGTTGAGAAATAGCGATAAGCCACATCGATGGTGATGCCCTGCTCACGTTCCGCCTGCAGACCATCAACCAGCAGGGCGAAATCCAGTTTTTCACCCGTAGTACCGATCTTCTGGCTTTCTGATTTCAGCGTGTTCAGGTGATCTTCATACACCTGACGTGAATCATGTAACAGACGGCCGATCAGGGTACTTTTACCATCATCCACGCTGCCGCAGGTCAGGAACCGCAGCAAGCTTTTATGCTGCTGGTTCTTCAGGTAAGTCTCGATGCCTTCTTCTTTGATTGCTTCGGCAATAGTGGTATTCATTGTCTTGTTCCTTAATCCGTTTCAATAACCCGCAAACCTTAGAAATAACCCTGACGTTTTTTCAGCTCCATCGAGCCGGCCTGATCGCTGTCGATCAGACGCCCTTGCCGTTCACTGGTAGTCGACACCAACATCTCTTCGATGATTTCCGGCAGGGTTGAGGCTTCGGATTCGACCGCCCCAGTCAGTGGATAACAACCGAGGGTACGGAAGCGGACGGATTCCATTTGCGGTACTTCGCCCGGATTAAGCGGCATACGCTCATCATCGACCATGATTTTCACGCCATCACGTTCAACAATCGGACGTTTGGCCGCGAAGTACAATGGCACGATTTCAATGTTTTCCAGATAGATGTATTGCCAAATATCCAGTTCGGTCCAGTTCGACAGCGGGAACACGCGGATGCTTTCGCCTTTGTTTACCTGACCGTTATACAGACGCCACAATTCCGGGCGCTGGTTTTTCGGATCCCACGCGTGGTTTTTATCGCGGAAGGAGTAGACACGTTCTTTTGCCCGCGATTTTTCTTCATCACGACGCGCACCACCGAAAGCCGCATCAAAGCCGTATTTATTCAACGCTTGCTTCAAGCCTTCGGTTTTCCAAATATCGGTATGTTTCGAGCTGCCGTGTTCAAACGGATTCAGGTTCATCGCCACTGCATCTGGATTAATGTGTACCAGCAATTCCAGACCGTGTTTTTTCACGGTCTCATCACGAAACTTGATCATCTCGCGGAATTTCCAGGTGGTATCAACATGCAGCAGCGGGAACGGTAGTGTGCCTGGATAGAAAGCTTTACGTGCCAGATGCAGCATGACAGAGGAGTCTTTACCGATGGAATACATCATCACCGGATTTTGGAACTCAGCGGCCACTTCACGGATGATATGGATGCTTTCGGCTTCCAACTGCTTCAAATGGGTTAATCGTGCGGTGTCCAGTTGCATATGCTAATTCCTCTTTAACAACGCCCTTGCCTGACCATGCAGACTTATATCAGGCAAGATTGATCAAATGTTCTTTACCAGTTGCGATGTCACCACCAAACCAGCTTAATGTGTCGGCCAGTGCAGCCACTTCGCCGATCACGATCAGTGATGGGCTGTGAGCGCCTTTAGCTAGCTCAGGTAATTCTTGTAACGTGCCGCGTAACACGCGTTGTTTCACGGTGGTGCCACGCTCAATCAGTGCGACCGGTGTTTCTGGGCGACGGCCATGAGCAATCAGTCGCGCGGTAATGGTTGGTGAACCAATCAGCCCCATGTAGATCACCAAGGTTTGATTGCTGGCCGCCAACGATGCCCAATCCGGTTCTTCACCATCCTGTTTGCAATGCCCGGTGATAAACACCGCACTCTGCGCGCTGTCACGATGTGTCAGCGGAATACCGGCATACGCGGTCGCTCCGGCGGCTGCAGTAATACCCGGCACCACCGAGAAAGGAATACCTTCCGCTCTCGCCGCCTGCAGCTCTTCGGCACCTCGCCCGAACATAAACGGATCGCCACCTTTCAGGCGTACGACACGCTTACCGGCACGGGCATGGCTTAATATCAATTCATTGATTTCATGCTGTGGCACACTGTGTGCGCCGGCTTTTTTACCCACACTGATGCGCTCGGCATCACGGCGTACCAGATTCATCACTTCCGGCGAAACCAGTTGGTCATACAGCACCACTTCCGCCTGTTGGATCTGCTGCAAGCCTTTCAGCGTCAACAACCCAGCATCGCCAGGGCCCGCACCGACCAGTACAATTTCGCCACCGGCATAATCTTCCGCATCCAGTTGCTGCGCCATCCACTGTTCCGCTGTTTCGTGCTGTTCAGTTTCCAGCAAAGTGGCCAGTTGTGGTGAGGCAAAGGCTTTTTCCCAGAAACGACGACGTGAAGTAATGTCATTCAGTTTCTGCTTAATTTTGTTCCGCCATTCACCGGAAAGCTCGGCCAGAGCCCCCAGATGTTTTGGCAACAGCGCTTCTAAGCGCTCACGCAGCATACGCACCAGCACCGGCGCTTTGCCGCCACTCGACACTGCCACCATGATCGGCGAACGATCAATAATCGACGGGAAAATGAAGCTGGAACGCTCTGGATCATCAACTACATTGACCCAGATATTGGCTGCATCCGCTGCCGCAGCCACTTCCGCATTCACTTCTTCATCGTCGGTCGCCGCAATCACCAGCATCTGATTATTCAAATGCGCCGGATTAAAACGTGATGGAATATAGGTATGTTGTTCTGACAGTAATTCCGTCAGCTCTTCATGTAACGATGGGGCAATCACAGTTAATATCGCACCAGCATCTAATAACAGACGCGCTTTACGCAGTGCAATATCACCACCACCTACCAGTAATACGGTGCGATTTTTTACTCTGGCAAACAGCGGCAGATAATCCATGATGACTCCTTCTATTTCTGGAATATGAATATAGACATGTAATAGTGAGATGTAAAATGATAAAAAGGCACTTTTATAGCTAAAAAGTAATATGCTTATCTGATTATGTGATTTAGGTAA
This window contains:
- the cysD gene encoding sulfate adenylyltransferase subunit CysD: MQLDTARLTHLKQLEAESIHIIREVAAEFQNPVMMYSIGKDSSVMLHLARKAFYPGTLPFPLLHVDTTWKFREMIKFRDETVKKHGLELLVHINPDAVAMNLNPFEHGSSKHTDIWKTEGLKQALNKYGFDAAFGGARRDEEKSRAKERVYSFRDKNHAWDPKNQRPELWRLYNGQVNKGESIRVFPLSNWTELDIWQYIYLENIEIVPLYFAAKRPIVERDGVKIMVDDERMPLNPGEVPQMESVRFRTLGCYPLTGAVESEASTLPEIIEEMLVSTTSERQGRLIDSDQAGSMELKKRQGYF
- the cysG gene encoding siroheme synthase CysG, which produces MDYLPLFARVKNRTVLLVGGGDIALRKARLLLDAGAILTVIAPSLHEELTELLSEQHTYIPSRFNPAHLNNQMLVIAATDDEEVNAEVAAAADAANIWVNVVDDPERSSFIFPSIIDRSPIMVAVSSGGKAPVLVRMLRERLEALLPKHLGALAELSGEWRNKIKQKLNDITSRRRFWEKAFASPQLATLLETEQHETAEQWMAQQLDAEDYAGGEIVLVGAGPGDAGLLTLKGLQQIQQAEVVLYDQLVSPEVMNLVRRDAERISVGKKAGAHSVPQHEINELILSHARAGKRVVRLKGGDPFMFGRGAEELQAARAEGIPFSVVPGITAAAGATAYAGIPLTHRDSAQSAVFITGHCKQDGEEPDWASLAASNQTLVIYMGLIGSPTITARLIAHGRRPETPVALIERGTTVKQRVLRGTLQELPELAKGAHSPSLIVIGEVAALADTLSWFGGDIATGKEHLINLA